One genomic window of Mycobacteriales bacterium includes the following:
- a CDS encoding class I SAM-dependent methyltransferase, giving the protein MFWRRWTTRRSQPAFSGAPSPETPPGWTRVKGRRNWVADAAVRCQPGVVPTVPQDYDADPARRRAWIAPRDVHDIVAPELLGPVLDAGCGEGRLAARLAPTVRWVGLDLSPAQLAQCPHRPVVRADLLRLPFADETFAEVTHLWCLYHLEDPVEAVREAARVLRPGGRYYACTAARNSDPELVPEGYPPSPFDAEEAAAIIGGVFDDLDAERWDGPFFPLVTREEVRAYCRHNYIPLERAEHTALPLWLTKRGVLVRATKR; this is encoded by the coding sequence GTGTTCTGGCGCCGCTGGACAACTCGCCGCTCGCAGCCGGCGTTTTCGGGCGCGCCGTCACCGGAAACTCCTCCCGGCTGGACCCGCGTCAAGGGGCGGCGCAACTGGGTGGCCGACGCGGCCGTCCGGTGCCAGCCTGGCGTGGTGCCGACAGTTCCTCAGGACTACGACGCGGATCCCGCGCGGCGACGGGCTTGGATCGCGCCGCGCGACGTGCACGACATAGTGGCGCCAGAGCTGCTTGGGCCGGTGCTCGATGCCGGCTGCGGGGAAGGGCGGCTGGCAGCGCGCTTGGCACCAACGGTGCGATGGGTGGGTCTCGATCTGTCGCCGGCGCAGCTCGCTCAATGCCCACATCGGCCGGTCGTACGAGCGGACCTACTCCGGCTGCCCTTTGCGGACGAGACGTTCGCCGAGGTGACACACCTGTGGTGCCTGTACCACCTGGAGGACCCGGTTGAGGCGGTTCGCGAAGCAGCTCGAGTGCTGCGTCCGGGGGGTCGCTACTACGCCTGCACAGCAGCCCGCAACAGCGATCCCGAGCTCGTGCCGGAGGGGTATCCGCCGTCTCCGTTCGACGCCGAAGAAGCAGCCGCAATCATCGGCGGGGTCTTCGATGACTTGGACGCTGAGCGGTGGGACGGGCCGTTCTTCCCACTCGTAACCCGCGAAGAGGTGCGCGCCTACTGCAGGCACAACTACATCCCGCTCGAACGCGCGGAACATACGGCACTGCCTCTTTGGCTAACCAAACGGGGAGTACTGGTGCGGGCGACCAAGCGCTGA
- a CDS encoding dienelactone hydrolase family protein, with protein MEEPNALDDFDLFTFVHDGRTHPVYRQGSGPAVVVIHEMPGLHPGVVEFARRLIGAGYTTYLPSLFGQPGEPFSGSAIRRSVARVCVSREFTVLADRTSRVASWLRGLAARAFMECGGVGVGVVGMCFTGGFALATAVDPSVQAAVMSQPALPAPIGHRRRAAIGLDEDDLHRVQQRTREGLCVLGLRFTNDKGCPAERFEALRAAFGDAFEGIEIDSSPGNRYGIAQSAHSVLTVDLVDEPEHPTRAALDRVLTFLAAQLMPSADNGTYR; from the coding sequence ATGGAGGAGCCCAACGCACTGGACGACTTCGACCTGTTCACGTTCGTACACGACGGGCGGACGCACCCGGTGTACCGGCAGGGCTCAGGTCCGGCTGTCGTCGTCATCCACGAGATGCCGGGCCTCCATCCAGGGGTGGTGGAGTTCGCTCGGCGACTGATCGGTGCTGGTTACACGACCTATCTGCCGTCGCTGTTTGGTCAGCCGGGCGAGCCGTTCTCTGGTAGCGCGATTCGACGGTCGGTGGCGCGCGTGTGCGTCTCCCGAGAGTTCACCGTGCTCGCGGACCGGACGAGCCGGGTGGCGAGCTGGCTGCGCGGGCTTGCTGCCCGCGCGTTCATGGAGTGCGGCGGCGTGGGTGTCGGAGTCGTCGGTATGTGCTTCACCGGCGGCTTCGCTCTGGCCACCGCAGTCGACCCGTCCGTGCAGGCGGCAGTGATGAGCCAACCCGCGCTGCCCGCGCCAATCGGCCACCGCCGCCGGGCCGCGATTGGTCTGGATGAAGACGACCTACATCGCGTTCAGCAGCGGACGCGGGAAGGACTCTGCGTACTGGGACTTCGGTTCACGAACGACAAGGGGTGCCCGGCAGAGCGATTCGAGGCCCTGCGCGCGGCCTTCGGTGATGCCTTCGAGGGCATCGAGATCGACTCATCGCCGGGCAACAGATATGGCATCGCGCAGAGCGCGCACTCTGTGCTCACCGTCGACCTCGTCGATGAGCCCGAGCACCCCACCCGTGCGGCACTGGACCGCGTCCTCACATTCCTAGCTGCGCAACTGATGCCATCCGCTGACAACGGCACCTACCGGTGA